The nucleotide sequence GTTTTATTTACCTGAAGAGTTAGGGAAGATAGGAAAGGAGTTTCCGTAATGAACGAACAGCAACGGAAGGAATTAGACAGAATAAAACAGGTGGATCCATCGGACATAAAATCCGACCAGGATAAAAACCTGGAACGACTTAAAAACACGTCATCGGACGAAATCATTAGCAAGTATTTTCAAGCTACTTATGAACCGCCTAACTTGAAAAAAGCTAAAAAACGCCGAAGAGAGGATATTCAAATTCATTACGATTTTGGTATCCCAGAGGATATGAAAGAGATCGGGAGAGGCAAGAAATTCCTCATTCGTACGTATGGCTGCCAAATGAACGAGCATGATACCGAAGTAATGGCTGGACTATTAACGGATATGGGCTATGAATCTACAAATGAAACAACAGAAGCAGATATCATTTTGTTGAATACATGTGCCATTCGTGAAAATGCGGAAAATAAAGTGTTTGGTGAAATCGGCCACTTGAAACCACTCAAACAAGAAAATCCAGATGTCATCATCGGCGTGTGTGGATGTATGTCTCAAGAGGAGTCGGTCGTCAACCGTATTTTGAAGAAGCATCCGTTTATCGACCTTATCTTTGGTACACACAATATTCATCGCTTGCCGCAATTGCTGAAAGAAGCGATGTTCAGTAAAGCGATGGTTGTGGAAGTGTGGTCGAAGGAAGGGGACATTATTGAAAACCTTCCGAAAGTAAGAAAAGGTAAAATTAAAGGCTGGGTTAACATTATGTACGGCTGTGACAAATTCTGTACGTATTGTATCGTCCCTTATACACGCGGAAAAGAACGAAGTCGTCTTCCTGAGGATATTATTCAAGAGGTTCGTCATTTAGCAGCACAAGGCTACAAGGAAATTACGCTGTTAGGACAAAACGTGAATGCTTATGGAAAAGATTTCACAGATATGGAATATGGTTTAGGAGACTTAATGGAAGAAATCAGTAAAATTGACATTCCTAGAGTTCGTTTTACAACCTCCCATCCAAGAGATTTCGATGACCGTCTAATCGAAGTACTTGCAAAAGGTGGAAACCTTCTCGACCATATCCACTTGCCAGTTCAATCCGGGAGCTCTGAAGTGCTTCGCGTAATGGCAAGAAGATATACGAGAGAGCGTTATCTAGAGCTTGTGGACAAAATCAGAAAAGCGATGCCAAACGCAACCTTAACAACGGATATTATCGTTGGCTTCCCGAACGAAACGGATGAACAGTTTGAAGAAACACTTAGCTTAGTAGAAGAAGTTGGTTTTGAAAGTGCCTATACGTTTATTTACTCTCCAAGGGAAGGAACTCCTGCTGCAAGATGGGAAGACAACATCCCGATGGAAGTGAAAAAAGAGCGTCTACAACGGTTAAATGCCTTGATTAACAAACAATCTGCGGAAGCAATGAAAAAATATCACGGACAAACAGTTAAGGTACTTGTCGAAGGGGAAAGCAAGAAAAATCCAGATGTGCTGTCTGGGTACACAGAGCGAAACAAGCTTGTTAACTTCAGAGGTCCGAATTCCGTAATCGGACAAATTGTTGAAGTGAAAATAACGGAAGCAAAAACTTGGTCTTTAGATGGAGAATTAGTAGAAGAAGCGGTAGAGGTGAACTAAATGACACAGTACACACGTAAGCAAATCATTGAAGAAGCGGAAAAACTAGCCAGAATGATGGCCAGCACAGAAGAAATTGATCGTTTTAAACAGCTCGAGGCTAAACTAAACGAAAACCAAAAGATTCGTGAAACGATTGAACGCATTAAAAAACTACAAAAGCAAGCTGTAAACTTCCAAGCCTATGGAAAAACGGAAGCTTTAAATCGAGTGGAAAAAGAAATTGATCGCCTTCAAGGTGAAATTGATTCCATTCCAATTGTTCAGGAATTTAAAGAAACACAAGTTATGATTAATGATATTCTTCAGTTAGTATCCAACACGATTTCTCGTGAGGTGACGAATGAAGTTATTCGCTCTACAGAAGGGGACGTACTTCGTGGAGAAACAGGATCCAAATTGAAATACAGTGGTGGACACCACCATTAAAAAGCAAAGACCTTTGCTCAGTTGGAGCAGGGGTCTTTTTTTCTACCTCCACTTTTATCCCAACATAGGCGTACACATCTATAGGCCATTGCATAGGATGAATTAGAACCTTACAAGTCATACTTACCTGTGATTAGTCATTGGTGGGTATGCACTTTAGGTGAACACCCTGCATACAATGACTATGAAAAAAGAGGAGGTTTTAGTTCTTATGTCATTTCTTGATCAAGAATATCGGGAAATTATAACAAAAGCTGTTATAGGTAAGGGTCGAAAGTTTGTTCAGGACACAAATACGATTTCCCCGTCACATAGACCAACTAGTATTTTAGGGTGCTGGGTGATTAATCATCTCTACAATGCTAAGAAAAAAGGGGAAAACATCGTAGAAATCAATGGAAGCTATGATGTGAACATCTGGTATTCCTACAATGACAACACGAAAACAGAGGTTGTAACAGAACGCGTTAACTATTGTGATCATATTAAGCTATCTGTTAAAGATGAAAATACAGTTAGCGATGATTACGAAGTATTTGCAAAAGTCATTCAACAGCCTAATTGCTTGGATTGCAAGATTTCTACTCAAGACCACAAGATTGTCGTAGAAGTAGAACGGGAATTCCTAGTAGAGGTTGTTGGTGAAACGAAAGTCTGTGTGCGTGTCGATCCAAACGGATATGTTAGCGATGATGATGACTGGGATTTCGAATTAACCGACGATGAATTTGAAAGTGTAGACCCAGACTTTCTAGCCGTAAATGAAGAAGAATAGTAAAAAGCTTGGACGGGAGACAATTGTCTCCCGTTTTCTTTATAACACCAGGATTTATATGTCGGTCCCTTTTTGAAAGAAAAGAAAGAGAAAGCATACAATTCAATTCGAGACTAGGAAATGAATTCCACCGCTCCCGAAAGCGACTATCCATAGTGACAATAAACCTAGTCTGCATTTCTTTTCTTATGTCGTATTGATAAAACAAACAGCTAGTTACTTAACGTAATAGAAAATTCCCATAAGATATAAAAAGCCAAGAGCAAGGCTCCTGGCAATGAAGCTTTTCCTATTGTGGTGGAAGGAGTCAATGAACGAAGGGAAGAGTAAAGCCGATACAAACTTTGTACTAGAGAGATTTCCATTTTGGTGTTATAAAATAGGAAATGGTGGAAAATTGGATGTGATAGTTAAAATCGCCAA is from Radiobacillus kanasensis and encodes:
- the miaB gene encoding tRNA (N6-isopentenyl adenosine(37)-C2)-methylthiotransferase MiaB, with the translated sequence MNEQQRKELDRIKQVDPSDIKSDQDKNLERLKNTSSDEIISKYFQATYEPPNLKKAKKRRREDIQIHYDFGIPEDMKEIGRGKKFLIRTYGCQMNEHDTEVMAGLLTDMGYESTNETTEADIILLNTCAIRENAENKVFGEIGHLKPLKQENPDVIIGVCGCMSQEESVVNRILKKHPFIDLIFGTHNIHRLPQLLKEAMFSKAMVVEVWSKEGDIIENLPKVRKGKIKGWVNIMYGCDKFCTYCIVPYTRGKERSRLPEDIIQEVRHLAAQGYKEITLLGQNVNAYGKDFTDMEYGLGDLMEEISKIDIPRVRFTTSHPRDFDDRLIEVLAKGGNLLDHIHLPVQSGSSEVLRVMARRYTRERYLELVDKIRKAMPNATLTTDIIVGFPNETDEQFEETLSLVEEVGFESAYTFIYSPREGTPAARWEDNIPMEVKKERLQRLNALINKQSAEAMKKYHGQTVKVLVEGESKKNPDVLSGYTERNKLVNFRGPNSVIGQIVEVKITEAKTWSLDGELVEEAVEVN
- a CDS encoding RicAFT regulatory complex protein RicA family protein gives rise to the protein MTQYTRKQIIEEAEKLARMMASTEEIDRFKQLEAKLNENQKIRETIERIKKLQKQAVNFQAYGKTEALNRVEKEIDRLQGEIDSIPIVQEFKETQVMINDILQLVSNTISREVTNEVIRSTEGDVLRGETGSKLKYSGGHHH
- the cotE gene encoding outer spore coat protein CotE; its protein translation is MSFLDQEYREIITKAVIGKGRKFVQDTNTISPSHRPTSILGCWVINHLYNAKKKGENIVEINGSYDVNIWYSYNDNTKTEVVTERVNYCDHIKLSVKDENTVSDDYEVFAKVIQQPNCLDCKISTQDHKIVVEVEREFLVEVVGETKVCVRVDPNGYVSDDDDWDFELTDDEFESVDPDFLAVNEEE